CGGGGGCTTCAACGATATTACGTCGGAGCTCGAATTCAACGAGAGAATACGCATCTCCGAGGAGCGATTCCGTCTGATTTCGCTCGCCTCGCAGGACATGATCTTTGAGTGGGATTTGGAAGAGAACACCATCTGGTGGAGCGAGGATCTCGATCAATCCTTCGGCGATATGTCCACCATTGAACTCTGGCAACAACGCGTTCATCCCGACGATATTGAACGCGTTACCAAGAGTCTAAGTCATGCCATTTTTACCAAGGACCGGGTATGGCAAGAGGAGTACCGCCTAAAGAGACAGAACGATACCTGGGCCTTCGTCAAAGAAACCGGACGGGTCGTGCTCAACGCTGAGGGCTCCCCTGTGAGGATGGTGGGCGGCGTGATCGACGTCTCCGAAAAGCGCGACCAAATGCTTCGCCTGCAGGAACAAGCTCAACTCATCGAACAGGCATCGAGCGCCATCTCCGTTCGAGATCTCGCTGGCATCGTTCATCTTTGGAATCAAGCCGCTTCGCAAATCTATGGCGTCCAACAATCCGATATCGTCGGAAAACACCTTTCAAACTTTGTGAATTTTGATCCCATGATCTTCACAGAAGCCGTACGTGCGACCCTCGAAAAAGGGTCATGGGAAGGTGAATTCCACGTCTTGATCAACGGGGTGCCAAAGGTCATCACAGCGCGCTGGTCCTTACTCATCCAAGAACATGCAAAGAAGATTGTCGCCTTCGAAAGCGATTCCACGCAAACGAAGCTTCTGGAATCACAATACATTCGTGCCCAAAGACTTGAGTCCGTGGGACGACTGGCAGCCGGTATTGCGCACGACCTCAACAACGTGCTTTCTCCGTTACTCGTCGGACTAGGCACCCTCAAGCGCGAAGAAGATTCGGATTCCAAACTCAAGCTGCTCAACACTCTGGAAGGTACCACGCTCCGAGGTCGCGATATCATTCGTCAACTCCTTGGGTACGCCAGAGGGGAAGAGGTCGAAATGAAACTTCTCGACCTCCAACTCTTGACTCAAGACTTTGTCGGCCTTGCGTCTGATACGCTACCCAAGGCCATTCGATTGGAATCCGACCTTAATAGCGCGGATGCGTGGGTGGTCGGCGATAGGACCCAGATTGGCCAAGTCTTGATGAATATGTGCGTCAACGCTGCCGACGCGATGTCTGAAGGCGGAACGATAAAAGTTGAGCTTCGTAATGTTCGGCTCGACCACCATATGGCCTCAACCTTGAGCCAGGCGGTCAGCGGCGAGTACGCCCGCATCTCGATTTCCGACACCGGGTACGGAATCTCGCCCGAAGAGCGAGAACACCTTTTTGAGCCGTTCTACACTACAAAACCCGTTGGAAAGGGCACTGGCCTTGGCCTGCCAATGGCGTTGACGATCGTCAAAAAACACGGCGGTTTCATCAACTTGTATTCCGAAAAAGGCCGAGGCACTACGTTCCACATTTACCTACCTTTGGCCAACGATAGGCCGTCAGATGTAGACATTACATCGACCCCGGACATCTTACATGGGGGTGGCGAGACCATCCTTGTGGTCGACGATGATAGTGCGATTCGAAATATCGTTTGTGACGCCCTTGAGGCGTTCAATTACAAGACTCTTAGGGCCGCACATGGCGCCGAGGCGGTTTCGATCTTTGCAGAAAAACTAGACACAGTCGCCCTAATCTTAACTGACTTACATATGCCCGTGATGGACGGGTTGGCGCTGATTGCCGCCGCGAGACACCTCAACCCAGATATCAAAGTCGTAGCGCTTAGTGGGCTTTCCGCTAATGGCAAGAGAGCCAAAGCCAGTGCGTCGGGTATCAGACACTTCCTGACAAAACCCTTCGCGACGGAAGAACTACTTCAAACCCTGCAGGAGGCGCTCGATGAATGAACTCGACCGCGATATCCTCCAAATGGTTTTCGATAAGAATCCCGTGCCACTGGCGTTGGTGGATCTCGAAGGTCCTCGCGTTCTCTCACTAAATGCCGCCGGACACGCCCTTTTTGTGGATGGGATCGATGATTCGACTTTGAAATCATTGCTCGAGTGCGTCAGTGATCAAGACGAGGCGATGTGCGCATCCCCACCCCACTATTTCAAGCTTAAGCGTCAGGACTTGGAAGCAGGACGCATTGTCTTGTGTTTTGAGGACCGTTCAGCTCACGAGATTCAGACCCAGGCACTCAAAAGGAGTGAAAATCTCTTTCAAACGCTGACCAACGAGCTCGATATCGCGATTTGGGTGCGAGATGCCAAAACGTTCGAGGTCATCTACATGAACCCAACGTTTGCACGTTCGTTCCTGCAGATTGGGTATTCGTTGGAGGAGTTTGCAAGCGACGATCAAGCTCTTCTAAAGATGGTGCATCCTGCTGACCGACACATCATCGCAAGCATCTTGGAGGACCCCTCGCAGGAGCTTGACGAGACCGTCATTCGTGTGATTCAGAAGAACGGAAAAGAGCGTGCTTTTCGAGCCAAGAGTAGCGTCACCAAAGACGCAGAAGGGACGCCGCTGCTCTATATCGGCCTTGCCCAGGATATCACCGAGGAACGCGATATTGCCGCACGCCTTTCTAGACAGGCAGCACTGCTCAACCACACCACCGACGCCATCATCGAAATGGATCTCAAGAATCGTGTCCGGTTTTGGAATCAGGCGGCTGAGAGACTCTACGGCATCACCACACATGAGGCTCGAGGGCGCCTCCTACAAGAGGTCCTTCGGGTTGATGACGAGATCTTCAAAACGGCGTCGAAGAAGCTGAACTCCGATGGTACATGGACTGGCGAGTTTGAGCAGATCGATGCAAACGGAAACCAGCTCTGGGTGACGGCGCGCTGGAATCGATACGGAGACGGTGAAAACGAAGGATTCCTTCTTATCCACACGGATGTTTCAGAGTGGAAGAGGCTTCAAGGCCAATTCATGCGAGCCCAACGTCTTGAGAGCATCGGAAATATCGCGAGCGGTATGGCACATGACCTCAACAATCTCCTCACACCCATTCTAATGTCGGCCGACTTGCTTGCCACGGATTCTGAAGACCCTTTCGCACGCACCCTCGGTGAGAACATCAAGACAAGCGCCAAGCGTGGTGCTGAAATCATCAAGCAGGTTCTGTATTTTGCGCGTGGGGTCGAGGGCCAAAAGCTTCCGATCAACGTGGAGCGCCTACTCCAGGACTTGCGCCAGATCGTTCGAGATACCTTCCCACGCTCAATCTCGGCCGAGTTTGAACTCAAAGAATTGCCGCGCGTCTTGGGAGATGCGACCCAACTCCAACAAGTCCTTCTAAATCTGCTCGTAAATGCGCGAGACGCGATGGTTGGCGGCGGTCGACTCGGTGTTAGGACCTATCAGAAAGAGATCGATAATGCTTATGCACGTATGGTAGATGGAGCACACCCCGGATTCTTTGTCGTAGTCGAAATTTCGGACACCGGGCACGGCATCCCGGAAAATCTCAAGGCACAGATTTTCGAGCCGTTTGTGACAACCAAAGAAATGGGTTCCGGAACGGGACTGGGCCTATCCACGGCGCTCGCCATTGTTCGAAGCCATGGCGGCTTTATCAATTTTGATAGCTCCAACCGTGGAACAATATTCCGCGTCTACCTGCCAATCGCCGAGGACGATGTCGAGTCGGGGGCTGATACACCGATCATCGAGCGCCCAAGAGCGATCCACGGAAAAGGGGCCACCATTCTTTTCGTCGATGATGAACCCGCGATTGTCGAAATTGCCGCATCCACCCTCGAGCGGCACGGCTTCAAAGTCATCACGGCGTCTAATGGTGCCGAAGCAGTCGCACTTTTCGCCAGGCACAAAGAAACCATAAAAGCAGTGATTTCAGATATATCCATGCCAGTGATGTCTGGACCCGATGCAATGAAAGCCATCCGAGCAATTTGTCCAGAAGTCCCCTTGATCGCAATCAGCGGGGGTGTACAACGGACAAACGGACTAAGTGAAATTGGGGTAATTGCAGAAATCCAAAAACCGTTTCACTTTCAAGAGCTACTAGAGACCACCATCGATGCAATCGAAGGAAAGAAAGAATGAATCCTACCGAGACCCCAAATGTACTCTTGGTCGACGATGACTCTTTGATCTTGCAAACCTATGAGGCTGCACTCGCGAAA
This Microvenator marinus DNA region includes the following protein-coding sequences:
- a CDS encoding PAS domain S-box protein, coding for MGITTLLFERGIAELLNATTSASWVLFARRSPRGFDVVIWKDGVFERHEAESVSVEDQRLKISPRLVDPEGCVGFQILKNPVWDILALDVSPENAPQIAVSVDRLFQLAMETSELPQLTPIDHASDVLERIQDAFYALDEDFRFVWVNAAGERLARLSRREMMGKRPWETHPEVAGTNLEQIYRDAMKDGQSRVLKYFMENEGEWVEGRVFPSPQGIAAYYTIFTETHRQSMKQELMEVVATGVQPAETPREILEAGVKAIHDQLDWDFGGVWLSGPQGVGSSALWASDTELAETMSQTVASMEDLPVTLLQGKYGFKALVLIRLHLDDYQKCILAFGRTNNDWTLWTRVLTDARESLEIIFQRRFARLHMDRIFRFTPDCLAVLDSTERFIRVNPTLEFLLGYTGKSLRTMCFRDLVHPDDIEDVAEEFEGVLTNDTLIAFEARMRTVHGLWRWISWSCHPMSDEQVLFLSGRDITEQKSAEDAVISQTRKLREREQRLRTISNLTNDAFWDWNIEQNKIWWPAEDAEYGQPRTIEDWFSLVHVEDLPHVKAVLLSIGERENSECTLTFRYKRVDGKWASVRARAISKINSVTGEMHVYGGFNDITSELEFNERIRISEERFRLISLASQDMIFEWDLEENTIWWSEDLDQSFGDMSTIELWQQRVHPDDIERVTKSLSHAIFTKDRVWQEEYRLKRQNDTWAFVKETGRVVLNAEGSPVRMVGGVIDVSEKRDQMLRLQEQAQLIEQASSAISVRDLAGIVHLWNQAASQIYGVQQSDIVGKHLSNFVNFDPMIFTEAVRATLEKGSWEGEFHVLINGVPKVITARWSLLIQEHAKKIVAFESDSTQTKLLESQYIRAQRLESVGRLAAGIAHDLNNVLSPLLVGLGTLKREEDSDSKLKLLNTLEGTTLRGRDIIRQLLGYARGEEVEMKLLDLQLLTQDFVGLASDTLPKAIRLESDLNSADAWVVGDRTQIGQVLMNMCVNAADAMSEGGTIKVELRNVRLDHHMASTLSQAVSGEYARISISDTGYGISPEEREHLFEPFYTTKPVGKGTGLGLPMALTIVKKHGGFINLYSEKGRGTTFHIYLPLANDRPSDVDITSTPDILHGGGETILVVDDDSAIRNIVCDALEAFNYKTLRAAHGAEAVSIFAEKLDTVALILTDLHMPVMDGLALIAAARHLNPDIKVVALSGLSANGKRAKASASGIRHFLTKPFATEELLQTLQEALDE
- a CDS encoding PAS domain-containing hybrid sensor histidine kinase/response regulator, which encodes MNELDRDILQMVFDKNPVPLALVDLEGPRVLSLNAAGHALFVDGIDDSTLKSLLECVSDQDEAMCASPPHYFKLKRQDLEAGRIVLCFEDRSAHEIQTQALKRSENLFQTLTNELDIAIWVRDAKTFEVIYMNPTFARSFLQIGYSLEEFASDDQALLKMVHPADRHIIASILEDPSQELDETVIRVIQKNGKERAFRAKSSVTKDAEGTPLLYIGLAQDITEERDIAARLSRQAALLNHTTDAIIEMDLKNRVRFWNQAAERLYGITTHEARGRLLQEVLRVDDEIFKTASKKLNSDGTWTGEFEQIDANGNQLWVTARWNRYGDGENEGFLLIHTDVSEWKRLQGQFMRAQRLESIGNIASGMAHDLNNLLTPILMSADLLATDSEDPFARTLGENIKTSAKRGAEIIKQVLYFARGVEGQKLPINVERLLQDLRQIVRDTFPRSISAEFELKELPRVLGDATQLQQVLLNLLVNARDAMVGGGRLGVRTYQKEIDNAYARMVDGAHPGFFVVVEISDTGHGIPENLKAQIFEPFVTTKEMGSGTGLGLSTALAIVRSHGGFINFDSSNRGTIFRVYLPIAEDDVESGADTPIIERPRAIHGKGATILFVDDEPAIVEIAASTLERHGFKVITASNGAEAVALFARHKETIKAVISDISMPVMSGPDAMKAIRAICPEVPLIAISGGVQRTNGLSEIGVIAEIQKPFHFQELLETTIDAIEGKKE